A region from the Flavobacterium enshiense genome encodes:
- a CDS encoding NAD(P)/FAD-dependent oxidoreductase, with product MITNYDILIIGGGAAGFFTAINIAENNPKLKIAILERGKEVLSKVKVSGGGRCNVTHACFIPNDLVKFYPRGEKELKGPFHQFCSGDTIEWFEKHGVELKIEEDGRMFPVTDSSQTIIDCFLTATKKLGIDILTGQSVQSIHKGENYWKADTNHQSFKCGTLVMATGSNPKMWELIESLGHNIEAPVPSLFTFNIKDNRIKDLMGVSAFTSVKVKDSKLKASGPLLITHWGMSGPGILRLSAWGARELAAKSYKFTLQVNWLNETDFEEALDILKNLKDENAKKLVVKFCPFEFPKRLWESLISASGISAETKWADISKKQLTDLANQLTNGQFQVNGKSTFKEEFVTAGGINLKEIDFKTMQSKLHDNLYFAGEILNIDAITGGFNFQNAWTGGFLAARAISEK from the coding sequence ATGATTACAAATTACGATATACTTATCATAGGCGGCGGTGCGGCAGGATTTTTTACAGCCATCAACATCGCAGAAAACAATCCGAAGTTAAAAATCGCCATACTCGAACGCGGAAAAGAAGTACTTTCCAAGGTAAAGGTTTCCGGTGGTGGACGCTGTAATGTGACCCATGCCTGCTTTATTCCGAATGATTTGGTAAAGTTTTATCCGAGAGGCGAAAAAGAATTAAAAGGTCCGTTTCACCAATTTTGCTCTGGGGACACTATTGAATGGTTTGAAAAACACGGCGTTGAACTCAAAATCGAAGAAGACGGCAGAATGTTTCCGGTAACCGACAGTTCGCAAACCATTATCGACTGTTTTTTAACCGCCACAAAAAAATTGGGAATCGATATTTTGACCGGTCAAAGTGTCCAATCTATTCATAAAGGCGAAAACTACTGGAAAGCAGACACCAATCACCAATCGTTTAAATGTGGGACATTGGTGATGGCCACGGGAAGCAATCCGAAAATGTGGGAGCTGATAGAATCGCTGGGACATAACATCGAAGCACCCGTACCGTCATTATTCACCTTTAACATCAAAGACAATCGGATTAAAGATTTGATGGGTGTTTCCGCTTTTACATCCGTAAAGGTGAAAGACTCCAAACTAAAAGCGTCAGGACCTTTGCTGATTACGCATTGGGGCATGAGTGGACCCGGAATTTTACGTCTTTCTGCCTGGGGAGCACGTGAATTGGCTGCGAAAAGCTATAAATTCACATTACAGGTCAATTGGCTGAACGAAACCGATTTTGAAGAAGCATTGGACATTCTGAAAAACCTTAAAGATGAAAATGCAAAAAAACTCGTGGTGAAATTCTGCCCGTTTGAGTTTCCGAAGCGCCTTTGGGAAAGTTTGATTTCCGCATCAGGCATTTCAGCAGAAACAAAATGGGCCGACATTTCCAAAAAACAACTGACCGATTTAGCTAATCAGCTGACCAACGGACAATTTCAAGTAAATGGGAAAAGCACCTTTAAAGAAGAATTCGTAACTGCCGGCGGTATCAACCTAAAGGAAATCGACTTCAAAACCATGCAAAGCAAACTCCACGACAACCTTTATTTTGCCGGGGAAATTTTAAATATCGACGCCATAACAGGCGGATTCAATTTTCAGAATGCCTGGACAGGAGGTTTCTTAGCGGCAAGAGCCATTTCCGAAAAGTAA
- a CDS encoding glycerophosphodiester phosphodiesterase yields the protein MFQKIGHRGAKGHVAENTLESFQKAMDLGVNGIELDVHVCASGELVVFHDFTVERMTNGKGEVHKLTLSELKELTVAGEFKIPTLAETFDLINRKCWINVELKGHETAQPACELIEKYISEKGWEYEDFIVSSFQKEELEKAQAINPKIRLATLSQASVEQALEWADQLSAYAIHPHFSLLTDDNIHAAKKKGYKINVWTVNHYEDIQHLETHIIDGIISDFPDRL from the coding sequence ATGTTTCAAAAAATCGGACATCGCGGCGCTAAAGGACATGTCGCAGAAAACACCCTGGAATCCTTCCAAAAAGCAATGGATTTGGGCGTAAACGGAATCGAACTCGATGTTCACGTTTGTGCTTCCGGTGAATTAGTAGTCTTTCACGATTTTACCGTAGAACGCATGACTAACGGTAAGGGTGAGGTCCATAAGCTGACATTATCCGAACTTAAAGAACTTACAGTCGCAGGAGAATTCAAAATCCCGACTTTAGCCGAAACCTTTGACCTGATTAACCGAAAATGTTGGATCAACGTAGAATTAAAAGGACACGAAACCGCACAGCCTGCCTGTGAACTGATTGAAAAATACATTAGTGAAAAAGGGTGGGAATACGAAGATTTCATCGTTTCCAGTTTCCAAAAAGAAGAATTGGAAAAAGCCCAGGCAATTAATCCCAAAATCCGACTGGCAACTTTATCTCAAGCAAGTGTTGAACAAGCTTTGGAATGGGCCGATCAACTTTCCGCCTACGCCATTCACCCGCATTTTTCCTTACTGACAGACGACAATATTCACGCAGCCAAAAAGAAAGGCTACAAAATCAACGTGTGGACCGTTAATCATTACGAGGATATTCAACACCTGGAAACACATATTATTGACGGAATTATATCCGATTTCCCAGACAGATTATGA